From the genome of Trichosurus vulpecula isolate mTriVul1 chromosome X, mTriVul1.pri, whole genome shotgun sequence:
aggtccttgggcgcGGCCCTTTGTTtgaatccaaagttcacagaacaagAATTTGTTCTGGGGACTCACCAACGAAGTGGCCATACTATTATGTGGCTTAAAGTTAATTCTAATGCCAAAATTTTGTTGGTATTAGATATACCatcctctacacacacacacacacacacacacacacacacacacacacacacatacacacacacacacacacacacacacacacacacacacaccttggaGCAAAGAACACCTCCCCTcgtgtaacaacaacaaaaaccattatGTAAAACCAAATGACACAGATTATTCAacattccaaatccagagctgtAATCCAGCTGACTTAGTTTCCCTGTAGTATCTGGCCTCTTTAGCTGCTGCCTATGTATATACCTCATGCAACAAACACAATTTGTTTTTTAGCTTCTGTTCCAAAGTCATCTTCTTGTCTCTTCTTGACAACTTGTCATTAAAAAACATACATAGGTGCTTTcatctccctatccccttacttCTCTACCCCTCCCTGTGTAGGTCTGTGGTTTCacaacaattaaagaaaaaacagttctccATTTTTCAGGAGGGGGAACCTTTGGGAACCCCACAAGTGCCTTCTACAGGATCCCAAGAGGCCCTTATTCTAAGAGAGCTTGGGTCAGGAGGATGGGGTTGGGAGATGGAGAGGATTTCAGGGCTCCAGGGAACTCCCCTCCTCAGAGCCTCATTTGCCTGGGtagagggaagaaccaggagcaattgGTGGAAGTTAAAAGGAGGCAGATTTAGGCCTgctgtcaggaaaagcttctcaaCAATTCAAGCTGCCCCAAAGTGGTATGGGCAGCCCCAGAAGGGGCTGGAAGCCTTCTGTCAGAGGATGTCAGATCATTGGAGTGGGGATTCTTTTCTACCCATGGGTTTGAAAGCTTAGCTGTTCCCCAACTTGGAAATTCTGTTATTCCATGAGGGGGCCAAGGCTTccaaagcagaaggaaaaatcACCGTGTGAtgggagaaggcagggaagggGGGGAAATTCTAACCATTCGATGGAGATAGAGTCAGGCCGACAGGTCTTGCCCCCCTCCCCGACCAGAATACCCTCATAAATCACACAGGACAGCATGAGTTCTGCATCTGGCCACTTTAATCCAATCCAAGGAGGAAAGTTGTTGGTATGGGGTTGGGATTTGGGATGGAGGATGGGGTAGTGgccagaaagaggaagggaatccCTTCCTTGCAGTTTAAAGCAGCCAGCTCAAAAGCAAGACTAGGCCCACGCTTGCTGCAACAATATTTCGGTCTGGTTCAGCCTGCATCGGGCCTGGCGGACTGGCATTGCAGAGTTCCTCGCTGCAGCAGTAGGTCATGAACTTATAAGTGACTCCCATATAGTCAACACTTAGCTCCCTTCCGCAGTTAGTTGCCTCCACACAGCTCTTGCTGATGATGTGAGAGATGCCTCTGGCAATACCTTGGCCCTGGTAGCAGTCTTCTTCCTTGCCACAGTGCATTAGGATGCCCACACACTGTTGGGTGTCTGTCAGATCATAGTAGTAGCAGTGCTTGGCAGCTACCGGTGGAGTCAGGATGGTGCCGAAAAGAAGGCTCAGATAAAGGAATTGTCTGTAGCCCATAATGAGGCGACAAGGTGGGCTTGGGGGAAATGTCCGTAGCCCAGTGACCTTTACTCCACTGGGGCTCTCAAGACATTCGAGAGGTCTCTGCCAAGTCCAAAAGTCTAGTCCCCAGCCCGAAGCCAACGACTATTTAGTTGGCAGTTttcaagtctctgccctcaaacttctgtccttctctttccttctctctttttctagacTGCTGACCCCTAGGCCCCAGAGATCTCTAAAAATCTTGGCCCTCgtaccttttctttttcagggGTTTTTCCCTCTCTGTCAGTGAGAGGGAACTTGAGTGGGGGGAGAAGGTAATAACCTCCCCTTTCCTAGTGTCCCCCACCAgaccagtgctttccctctgaccTTTATACTGCTTCCCCTGTCCACAGAAAGGAAGAATGCCAAATCTGACTGTTCTAATGACTTAGAATAAGGGTGACCTCACaaagcctccccacccccatgcatCAGAAGTTGTTCTGCCCTTCCTCCCACCTATAGCCTAGAAAAAATCCTTTGGTTGCTCTCCAATCCACCAAGGTCTACCCAACTGCAGAATCATCCAATATAGAATTTCACAGTTGGGAGGGACGCTTGGTGGCCGTCTAGTCTGGCCCAGAGCTGACCACGAATCCCCTCTGAAATATTCCCAACATTGAAGAAGAAAGAGTTggccacctcccaaggcagccctttctacttttcagtagctctaattgttaggaactttttctttctatcaaacctaaatctgcctcttggtaactcccacccattgctcctggtttttCCCTCTGGGGCccaacagaacaaatctaattacTCTCTCCTACTTTCAAAGACTTGAGCCCAATTACCTCAAGTCTTCTCTTTAGGCTAAATGTGTCTAGTTCTTTCAATTGATCCTAATACTGGGTCTTCAATTCTGAATGGAGTAAAGACTAAAATTTTGGTGAATTGGGGGGATATTGTCCCAAGGGACCAGAGTGAGGTTCAGCTGACAGCCTCCTAAGAAGGGTCTGGTGAAAGAACTGGGATTAGGCCCTTCTCTAGTGAGTGAATCAGGGGAAAAGACAGACATGTAATGGAGGGAATAAGAGACCACAGAGAAGGAATCAAATTGAACTGGGACTGGTTCTAAGCAAAGATGGAGAGGTGGTAACTGGCAAAACGAAACCATTAAAGATTGGATGGTAGAACCATAGAGATGGAGTGAAAATGCTGGGACTGGGGAACTAGGGAATAGGGTATGGGAAGGGAAAGGTAACTGAGACCCAGcttcaaataaaatgttttcatccCTGGCACCCTGTGGCTTCTGTGGTACACCCTTAAGTAAAGTATCTAAGATTCTAGCTTCATCAGATACCCAGCTGTCTGGCCCCAGGCCTCTACCTCTTTAGGAGTGCAGCTGCCTAGCCCCATGCTGAGCCTATGATATGAGACCCCCTGATGGGGAGAGCCACTTCTGAGTCACTGATTCACCACCCAAGTGCCTCCTGGCAACAAAGGACCCAGATCTAACTCTGGTGCCTTTCCATGCTGCATTGGCTTCCCTGGTAATCCCCTCTTAGGCTGACTGGTACAGCCTAGCTCTTCCTctgcccaggatcatagatttagagtggaaaggaacctcaatctagtccaactcctttattttgtagaggaggaaattgagcctagagaggttatgtgactcacccaaggttacatagataataagtggtaggatttgaaccctggttaccaacaatctttatgtttcaatgttttttttgaggggggaaggcagggcaattggggttaagtgacttgcccaaggtcacatagctagtaagtgtgtcaagtgtctgagaccaaatttgaaccctagtcctcctgactccaggaccagtgctctactcactgtgccacctagctgcctctcaacaatttttagttgccaaatccaatggcttttactctattctcattctccttgacctctctgcagcctctgacactttgctcattctctcctttttgacactctcttctttctaggttttcaggacatctttctctcctggttttactcctacctctctgaccactcttTCTCTTGCTTCTGAATCCTCCTtggatcacaccctctaactatAGGTGTCTTACACctttctatcctgggccctcttctattttccatctatactacttcatttggtgatctcatcagctcccattgatTTAATTACCCTAACCTCtgtgctgacctccaatctcacatctctaactAGCATTCAGATACCTCAAACTATttgtctagtagacatcttaaactcaatatgtccaaaacagacttcattatctttccccctaaactcttccccacccctacGTCCCCTATTATatagagggcaccaccatcctcccactccctcaggctcccaacctaggagtcatactggattcctcactatctcttcacctttgcaacatcctttgaatatatccccttctcttctctgacactgcccccattctagtgcaggccctcatcacctaacACTTGGACTACTTCAGTAGTTCCTGGTGAATCTGCcttccccaagtctctccccactccaatccaacctccattcagccaccaaagtaattttcctaaagcacaggttcaaccatgtcactcccctactcaataaaccccagtgactccctattgcctgcaggaatcaaatacaaaatcctatttggcattcaaagcccttcataaactagccccctcctatctttctagtcttcttacatcttactctctCAATGCATACTCTCTGACCCAGTGAAACTAGTCTTCTGGCTTTTCCACAAAccagatactccatctctctgctccaggtattttctctggctgtcccccatgcctggaatgctgacTCTCCTCTGCTCCAAATACTGACCTACCTGGACtcctctaagtcccaactaaagttACAAAAGACCAATGTCACCCGCCACATCCtgggccattaccagtcatctagatttttgtcttgccactggactctgacaACTCGGggggagtgaggctgatgactttgcgaagttctccctcacttaaatccaattcatgggtGTCAACCTCCAGAGTTCAgtctaagaaagacaaatagaATTAGTTTGtatgcatttttatttctctcagagTGGGTGGGCATGCATGCAGAGCTTCAGTCAGAACTGAGCTCCCTTTGGGGTTAGGTTGCACAGATTATAAAGACAAGAAGAAACCGTAAAGCTGGGTGAGAATGGCCATGTTTATGGCCCAATTAGGTACTGCCACTGTGGGTTTGAACTTCCTCACCATTTCTGGATACTTCTACTTTAGGTTTGAATTTCCCTGCCATGTTGTGACCCAATCGAGTATTGCCACAGTTCCTTGGGTTCAGTTTCCACTTCCCAGAGAGGGGCCATTTCACAGAGATCATGAGATACCTACACGGAACAAGGAAAAGGGTCCGGCTGAAAAGTCCCCAAGATTCCAGAACTAGGATGCTTGTGTTAGTTTTGTCTGTGGAACCAGTTTAAGTCAGAGCTGTGGTCCTTGGCACAGTAGAGTGAGTTCCTGGTTCAGCAAGCAAACACTTCAAAGGATCTCAGTGCTATCAAGCTTGAGGGATGCTCAGTTTGCCTCTTGATTGGCTGATTCTGATTCCCAGGCCAGTCTGGCCTCTTCTGGATAGTAAGGGAGCTCAAACacatcaaacaacaacaaagtcccaccttctacaggaagccctctccaacccctcttaattccagagccttccttctgttaattatttccagtttatcctgtatatagcttgctgtatttagggcagggctgtccaaacttaggtttttattgaaacaatagacaatatattttgatttgccattttagtgagagctctgcagtagctcagcttccttcactaaagcatttatgtaaatttctatgcttgtaggagggCTGCATAAATGGGtgcgcattttggacagccctgatatagggaattgtttttcaaatatgagttggatgagatgaccactgaggttccttccaactcaataCAAATTActagatagctagctagctagatagatagtcaaatgggggcaggggaagggaatcaGGAGAGGAgatcaaggaagacttcttgGGGTATGTGACATGTTCTTCCAGGATATATCTTCACAatataatatgatactatataaTAGGGGATCTAGGACAACATGTTGTGGTCATTAATTTATGTTTCAGTGGTCCATTGCCAGTTGCCTCTACTACATGTCATCCAATACTTGTAACATGGCTTGGTTTTTTGAGGAGGAAATTCAGAGGGATCGTAGGGCTTTTGAGTGTTCATTTGAGTGAATTGAACCCAAGTCAAGCTTTATAATTTTCGAAGTAGCTAGGGGGCCCTAAAACTGTAACCTCAATTTTGAAATCACTTCTGCCTAGATTTGAAAAGACCTAATAATCATCCTTCTTTCACCCTCTCTTAGTCTTAAATCTGACTGGAAAGAAAACCCACCCAGCTCATGATAAAAGTTTTTCTATCCCAAATAAGAAAGGCATTCCAAGATTTGAACTCCACCATTGGAAATGAtggagaatcaactgaaaaagcTCTTTCTGCACACACTTTTATGGACCAAGGCGAGCCTGTTCAGAATGCAATACTTCCTACAAAAATATTACCATAGGTGCCTACCGTTCTCGGCAACTACACAAAGCAGTAAAATTTATTGTCTCCTTAGAGCAGCAAAAAGTCATAGAgagataaaactaaaaataagctGATTGAACTTACTTCAATGATATTTAGTAAACCATAGAGGCCAAGCAGAAAGATCATCAAATTCACCTTGTGAAATGGACACTGTCCTCTTTTAGCCAGGGGGCTGACCCTAAAGTAgacttcatctctctgtctctctctctcaaaatgaCACACACTTGTTCCCAGAGACCGTACTTGCTTTAGGTCCTATGCAGGAATTAGTTCATGCCACCTTCCTGCCTGCAATGCCCTCCCCTAGGTGGaaatgtgctggatttggagttagaagacctgtgttcaaattctggcttttccATAGGCTATCAGAGGGACCTTGGACAATCCATGGGCCTCCctttgatgaggttaaagaaaaatgatgagggtagggaaccataggtttttaggggtgcttgagaccccaaaatactgacatgctgagtcctgctgaatgaattcgactcaagccttctcacagccaaagaaagacaaagtttgttacagattcgccatattgggttgtcttaagaaatctcacctttTTGTGATGCTTGCGGGCCAGATTTCAATCTACTTAGCTAGAAAGAATCTGAGCTCCTtcctggaggcaagatggagcttatatacagaaagattgtgggagggattgaggggtggtcaagtagtctggggtgcctagaggaggggtttagggagggtgttgaggaggagtctaaggaggatcttgactgggtaggaaacaagagaatgggattttcatgggatcaagggtgggaagtagctggacaatagagggctaggctaggtagagatttgggcctagtgataaggaaaggcttatggcctcaggtgaaggccagatctagtgggaagattaaaggagagttcaagggggctcccagagactgtaccttCATcacctttcctcatctttaaatagcaaaaatatgatttttagTAGCGTGATACAGTAGAATGAACATTGACCATAGAATAACAggacctgactttgaatcctacctttgccacttactacctgtgtgaccttagacaagtcactctgcgactcagtttcctcacctgtaagatgaagTAGTTGGACTAAGGTCCTTTtgagctctagatctgtgattattacctcattctcatctttttggATAGGGTTCAGATCGAAATGGCCCTATTTATGAAGAACAAGATGACAACAACTAGTCTAGATTTCATTAGGATATGTActccaagatgaggaaactacctcAAGGTAGATTGACATCTTTTATTATAGTAACTTGCAGTCTTAAAGAGCTGcctagaggtgaagtgactcatccagagtcacacaaccagtggatgtcagaggcagcacttgaacctgAGTCTGGGGCTTggcctctatccactacaccatagtCACCtttcagtaataaaaataatgagtATTTATTATGACTTCGACTGACCTTACCTACATGCTAGAGGAATGCAATTTGATGAAAAATGATCACACATTATTCAGTAGGGGGAGCTGGGGGGTGCGGAATGGGGGAGTGAGAGCCAGAAGTACACTGCAAATGTTATTGAGAGCCTATTCTGTCTAGAGTAAACCAGACCCGTAGGGAACTTACATTTGACTGCGGgcaaggtcaaaatgaataaataaataccagatgatagagaagagagaaagaataaacacCTGGGAGAAgcaaatcagagaaggcttccaggCAGAGGTGATCCACAGCCTgagacaggaaggaaagaggaagcaaTGGATTTCAGGGAAGGGAGTGGCCTGTCCAGTCCCTCTTTTCTTCGGATATGGAGGGGGATTGGGGGCAACAACTAGGGAGGCCATTTAGAGAGACAGTACCAAAaagggagaagatgtgggaaccAGACAGTGGAGGGGCCTtcaatgccaggctgaggagtttgtatctGATCTTTGAGGCAATGGGAAGCCCCTTAAGCCCAGTGGAGCATGACCCCAAAGCCTAAGAAGTGGAATTTTCCTTTAGTGGGAGAGATTTTGTAAGATGTGCTCTTCTTGGCTCTCATAGCCCACAGCTGCCTCACCCAGCCTTCCCACCCAGAAGGCCAGGCCCAAGGTCGGAATTCTTGGGCTTCTCCCAGCTTCTGCTTCCCCAGTTGAGTGAGCAAGACCCTTAAGTTCTTGTTCTTATAAAAGCACGCAGATGCCTTCATGGCCAAGCTTAGGAAATTGTTCCTTTGGGAACTGAATCCTGATAAGCTTCACATTCTCCTCGGGCCCCACATACTGTACGTTTAGGGGGCAGGCCCGGCAGTGCTCTGGGCTGGAGCTTCACAGGCAACCTGAGGACTTCAGGAGCAGGGAGAAGAGAACTCTTAAAGATCCCTCTGCATTTGGGCACTATATTCAAATTTGAGATGAGTTCCTTAAAGATCCTTCTGCACTGTGGCCATTTTAAAGTCTGAAAACACTTAAAGATCCCTCCACATTCAGGTACTATTTTTCAAATCTGAGAAAAGAATACTTAAAGATCCCTTCACACTTGGACTCTATTCTCAAACCTTGAGGGCCATAGACATAGAGTTTTTCCTAGGTAAGATGAGGCACTGAAAGAACAGGGAATGATGTGGATGTCCAATGATTGGGGACTGGCCAAACAAACTGTGGGATATGCAATGTAATGTTACTACAGCATATGAAAGAAGAGCTGGAAGAACTCAAAGAACCACAAGGATATGTGTATAAACTGTCTCAGAGTGGGGTAAACTTAGCCAAAATAGCATACACAGAgacaggcacagtgcctggtacaaagtaggtacttaatgaagccctatagatagattgattgactacaataataaaaataatgtgaaaatgaAACCAATAACTGAATAATCCCCCATCTTGGCCCAGAGAGGAACTATGGGTacagaatgttgcatacactgTCAGATGTAGTTGCTTGTCAAAtggttttgtttaactttttaaaagcaagagAGAATTCTTGGGGGTGGCTATAGAAACCACTGTAACATACAAACGAAAGGCACCAGTAGTACCTTGAGCCCCAATGTGGGGGAAAAAGCTTCATTTGAGTGCAGCggtttacccatggtcacacgtGGAACAAGTTAGTAGAGCTGAACTCACATCCTCCATTCCTATCCAAGCAGAAGTAGAGAAGGGAGGGCTCCAGCATAATGGGACTGCTCATCTGGAAGTGGTAAGGTTCAATTAAAAACCAAGGTGACTGACTAAAGAGGGCAGATGCAGTCCCACAGCCCTCTCCTTGAACAAACACTTTGTTCCAGCTCCCCATAAAGCCTCTGCAGCTTAATCTCATGAAGTCATCCAGAAATACCCTGGGTCACTGACAAGGTCACATGACTCAGAGCAAAAAAACGGGACACTCAACTCCTAAACTATGCAGATTCCAGCTCATCTCAGCTCCAAAAGACCAAAGCCATTTAAACAGAAAGCAATTCACTGAAGTGCAGGATCTCTGGGTTGGAAGGAAGCTCCATGGCACCGAGTCCAACCCATTCCTGTCCAAGAATCCCCTCCCCAGCATTCCTGCCGAGTGGgcctccagcctttgcttgaagaccaccAATGAGGTGTCTTCCAAAGCATCCCTTTCCATTTTGGGTCAGCTCTCATTGTGCAGAAGTTTCTACTTATATAGAGAGCCTGGATCTGCCTCTCcataccctccctcccccacccattgctcctggttcttgctctgtggccaagcagaacaaaactAAACCTCCTTCCAGGGATAGCCCTGTGCcttcctaaatcttttcttcctctcgCTAGCCATTCCCAGGACCCTTCAATAGATATTCCATAAAACGTGACTCGCTCAgttacacagctgctaagtgtcagagccaagatttgaactcagatcttccttcttCCGATCCAGTGTGCTCTTTTCACAACACAGTTCAGGCAAAATGGACACCCACCCAAAGTGCTCTCAGAAGATCTGAAAGATGAAGCaactccccctttcctcccctactCCCATAAAACCCATCACCAACTACTGTTGCTGGCCCTTGGACCctctccttcctgccctcccccacacATACACTGCTGTCCCACTGACAGCTTTATAATGTTTTTGTCTCTTAGGATCTAGGCTCCTTTATGACGACTTGCCGGGGACCATGGGTTCTTTTGAACTCTGGGCCAATGGACCACAATCTTTGGCAGAGCCTCCACCAAAAGGAGGTGGGCTTTAAGTATGTGCTTGCTGATCTGATCTGCATTGCCTGAGAAGTTCCTTACccatacaccaatgaaatcaaaatcCAAATTTTAAATGGTCTTGTATAGAGGTCTTCCTGAACCCAGTAAATCAAAGAAGGCCCAGGCAGTGCGACTGAATCACTCACTCAATCAAAAGTAGAAATgagatgctttaaggtttgcaaagctttttaaCAGACACCAACTGCTTTGGCACTGACCTTACATTAGGAAGAGGTTTTAGATTCCCCCTCAaacacattagctatgtgacttcaagcaagtcacctgacctctctgagcctcagttttcctcatctgtaaaatgggagtcatGGTAATTGTACCTGTCTcacagaactgttgtgaggatcaaatgagataaagaatgGTGGAAATAAAATGTTAAGCTGTGGTCAGGggaatgactttcccagaatcagaAAGCTAGTAagttgtcagaggcagaattggacCCCAGGTCTCTCCTGCCTACAAGCCCCAGTGTTCTTGCCACTACCTATGCTGCCTTCCTTAAATATATTGTTGAGGGATGTATTCTACATTCAGTCCTGCCagtggcctggggtgggggggtatcCACCATTAGTCCCCCTGCTGTTCTGCTTCCCGTGCTGTACCTTGGCTACAAGGTGAGCCAGCTAACAAGCCTCGTTGGATGCTGGCTGGCATCAGGAGATAGGGTGACCACCACCCTCCCCACCTTAGATGTTACCTGAGCTTTCCCCCATCCACTGGGGGCAAAATGGGACTCTGGGATGTTTTGGGGACATGATCTGAAGCAAAACAAGCAGCACTGGCCTGGAGACTAATCTCAGCTCAGCTGTTAACTGGTtacgtgactttggacaagtccctctcctctccaggcttcagtttcctttactgTCCAATGAAGGATTGGAATTGATGCGGTTAGtcacctggagtccatgaatagATCTCAGGGCATCCAAGAATTTGGATTGAAAAAATAGCATCTTTATTCTCACTAACTTTGAGATGAAATGTAGCGTTCTGGAGGTTCTACCAGACAGACTGAAAGTGGGGTCCAGGACACAGAAACGGTTAGGAGCCCTGGCCTAGATGACATCTAAACTCCCTTCAGTCAGAAAAGCCTATGATTTGGTCTCTCAAACAGGTTAGGGcatggggtgggagggtggggagttGCTTCCCTAGACCTGGAATACTTTTCCAGCTACTTGGGCTAGAGGAAACTATTTGCTACAGTGGGAAGAGCCCTGCACTTTCTGGAAGCCAGAAAGTCAGGAGACTAAGAGCAAGCGattctagtctcagctctgccactacccagctgtgtgaccttagaccagtccctttctctctctgggccttatcAAATGAGAGAGGTTGGACCAATTGAGACCTAAACTCTCCCCTGGCTCTCaagtccctctctccttcttacTGGGCATTAcacaaaaggacaaaaagaaaagtattcGAGGTCTAGGGAAGcaactctcccctctcccaccccaccccaaccccctaTCCCTGGCAAGAACGTCACCCCTGCCTTC
Proteins encoded in this window:
- the LOC118832515 gene encoding sperm acrosome membrane-associated protein 4-like gives rise to the protein MGYRQFLYLSLLFGTILTPPVAAKHCYYYDLTDTQQCVGILMHCGKEEDCYQGQGIARGISHIISKSCVEATNCGRELSVDYMGVTYKFMTYCCSEELCNASPPGPMQAEPDRNIVAASVGLVLLLSWLL